One genomic segment of Alkalimarinus alittae includes these proteins:
- a CDS encoding CoA-binding protein: MSYSDPHTDQQISDILHSVKTIALVGASNKEDRPSYRVMKFLQEKGFKIIPVSPRLAGETLLGETVYDSLESIPSAIDMVDLFVNSERVAPMINSAIALSPKVIWMQIGVVNTDAADIVKKEGIDVVMDRCPKQEIERMGLFS; the protein is encoded by the coding sequence ATGAGCTATAGCGATCCACATACAGACCAGCAAATCAGCGACATCCTACATAGCGTTAAAACCATTGCATTAGTGGGCGCAAGCAACAAAGAAGACCGTCCGAGCTACCGGGTTATGAAATTCCTTCAAGAGAAAGGGTTTAAGATAATCCCAGTAAGCCCACGCTTGGCGGGTGAAACGTTGCTGGGTGAAACCGTTTACGACAGCCTTGAATCTATCCCTTCTGCTATTGATATGGTCGACTTATTTGTAAATTCAGAAAGAGTAGCCCCTATGATTAATAGCGCCATCGCACTCTCACCTAAAGTGATATGGATGCAAATTGGCGTTGTAAACACAGACGCTGCAGACATCGTAAAAAAAGAAGGCATCGATGTCGTAATGGATCGCTGCCCGAAGCAAGAAATCGAACGAATGGGTTTGTTTAGCTAA
- the folX gene encoding dihydroneopterin triphosphate 2'-epimerase: MSSVATINIKNLRLRTFIGIKDEEINNQQDVLINASIRYDASKAISENCIEAALNYRTITKQIIKLVEDNRFALLERMTHEILSIIMDYQDVVDATVEIDKPYALRYADSVSVTLTATRKVI; this comes from the coding sequence ATGTCTTCTGTTGCAACAATAAATATTAAAAATCTGCGATTAAGAACATTTATCGGTATCAAAGATGAAGAAATTAATAACCAACAAGATGTGTTAATCAACGCGTCAATTCGTTACGACGCCAGCAAAGCTATCAGTGAGAATTGTATTGAAGCCGCGCTAAACTATCGCACCATCACCAAGCAGATTATCAAGCTGGTTGAAGATAATCGCTTTGCCCTGCTAGAAAGAATGACGCATGAAATATTGAGCATTATTATGGACTATCAAGACGTGGTGGATGCGACTGTCGAAATAGATAAACCTTATGCCCTTCGTTATGCCGACTCGGTATCCGTTACACTGACTGCCACCAGAAAGGTGATCTAA
- the folE gene encoding GTP cyclohydrolase I FolE produces MQDILESSFRQVIGAVGEDIKREGLIDTPKRAAKAMQFLTQGYRQNLDDIINNAIFESDNDEMVIVKDIELYSLCEHHMLPFIGKCHIAYIPNGKVLGLSKFARIIDMFARRLQIQENLTRQIAEAVQEVTGAKGVGVVIEAKHMCMMMRGVEKQNSVMSSSMMLGTMRESQAARSEFLTLISRR; encoded by the coding sequence ATGCAAGATATTCTTGAGTCAAGTTTCCGCCAGGTTATAGGGGCGGTAGGTGAAGACATTAAACGAGAGGGTTTAATCGACACACCTAAACGCGCAGCAAAAGCAATGCAGTTTTTGACTCAGGGTTACCGGCAAAATTTAGATGACATTATTAATAATGCCATTTTCGAGTCTGACAACGATGAAATGGTCATCGTCAAAGACATCGAGCTTTACTCCCTTTGTGAACATCACATGCTGCCCTTTATTGGTAAATGCCATATCGCTTATATCCCAAACGGCAAGGTGCTCGGTTTATCTAAGTTCGCACGTATCATTGATATGTTTGCTAGGCGTCTTCAGATTCAAGAAAATCTAACACGTCAAATAGCTGAAGCTGTGCAGGAAGTCACCGGGGCTAAAGGTGTAGGTGTAGTCATCGAAGCCAAACACATGTGTATGATGATGCGTGGCGTTGAGAAGCAAAACTCAGTCATGAGCTCGTCAATGATGCTCGGAACAATGAGAGAGTCTCAAGCCGCTCGGTCTGAGTTCTTAACCCTTATTAGCCGACGATAA
- a CDS encoding alpha/beta fold hydrolase, translating to MDTSANLDGWQQGGKWFTYRDHSIFCRIEGKGEPLVLIHGFPTSSWDWHALWPGLTERYFVIAIDMIGFGFSDKPIDYDYNIVDQADLLSGFLRELGVQRCDLLCHDYGVNVAQELLARQLKGEHDCEITSVCFLNGGLFPEAHQSVFVQRLLSSSIGGIVSRFITKSTYEKSLCRLFGAASQPDPELLESFWTVVEYNNGLGLLHRLARYIDERRCHRNRWVEALQKADVPMRFINGIADPASGLEMADRYEVLIENGDVVRLEGVGHYPHIETPQRVLSTYLEFRQIVDV from the coding sequence ATGGATACATCAGCAAACTTGGATGGCTGGCAACAAGGAGGGAAGTGGTTTACGTATCGGGACCACTCTATTTTTTGTCGTATAGAAGGGAAGGGTGAGCCGTTAGTGCTTATACACGGCTTTCCCACTTCATCATGGGATTGGCATGCACTTTGGCCGGGTCTAACTGAGCGATACTTTGTGATTGCGATAGATATGATTGGTTTTGGGTTTTCAGATAAGCCAATTGACTATGATTATAATATTGTCGATCAAGCTGACTTGCTCTCTGGTTTTTTAAGGGAATTAGGCGTACAGCGTTGTGACCTTCTTTGCCATGATTATGGCGTGAATGTAGCTCAGGAATTATTGGCGCGCCAATTAAAGGGGGAGCACGACTGCGAGATAACGAGCGTCTGCTTCTTAAACGGTGGGCTTTTTCCGGAAGCTCATCAGTCTGTTTTTGTTCAGCGCTTATTAAGTAGCTCTATAGGTGGCATTGTTAGTCGCTTTATTACCAAAAGTACTTATGAGAAATCACTCTGCCGCTTGTTTGGGGCTGCAAGTCAGCCAGACCCGGAATTATTGGAGAGTTTCTGGACGGTGGTTGAATACAATAACGGGCTAGGACTGTTACACCGCTTAGCCCGCTATATCGATGAGCGGCGATGCCATCGCAATCGTTGGGTTGAAGCATTACAGAAAGCCGACGTACCGATGCGTTTTATCAATGGTATCGCTGACCCTGCTTCAGGCCTTGAAATGGCTGACCGTTATGAAGTACTTATTGAAAATGGCGATGTTGTTCGTTTGGAGGGGGTTGGGCATTACCCGCATATTGAAACGCCTCAGCGGGTTTTGAGCACATATCTTGAATTCCGGCAGATAGTTGATGTTTAA
- a CDS encoding disulfide bond formation protein B: MTLPTPRLLNLLLFLVCTSLMVFAFFLEHMKGLEPCPLCMSQRIVVITIGILALISAIHNPAKIGTKVYGALLVVVAAIGAALSTRQLWLQSLPEDEIPACGPGLSYIVDNMEYFPLQEVLTMMLSGTGDCAEVQWVFLGLSIPGWTLIVFISIALLGLFQLFRKSQ; the protein is encoded by the coding sequence ATGACGTTACCTACTCCTCGCCTGCTTAACCTGCTGTTGTTTTTAGTCTGCACTTCATTGATGGTATTTGCATTCTTTCTTGAGCACATGAAGGGGCTTGAGCCTTGTCCGCTTTGTATGTCTCAGCGAATTGTTGTGATCACCATCGGCATACTTGCCCTTATCTCGGCCATCCATAACCCCGCAAAAATTGGCACTAAAGTGTATGGCGCTCTACTGGTAGTGGTTGCTGCCATCGGTGCAGCATTATCAACTAGACAGCTTTGGCTGCAAAGTTTACCCGAAGATGAGATTCCAGCGTGCGGACCTGGCTTGAGTTATATCGTCGATAATATGGAATACTTTCCCTTGCAGGAAGTGTTAACCATGATGCTAAGTGGTACTGGAGATTGTGCAGAAGTGCAATGGGTTTTTCTGGGTTTAAGTATTCCAGGCTGGACACTTATTGTATTTATCTCGATTGCGTTGTTGGGGCTGTTTCAATTATTCAGAAAATCGCAGTAA
- the rsd gene encoding sigma D regulator, with product MLENCRNAKERWGGVSDIVDKWLKERQDLIVLYCDITSTEGESTEALVTRYQHFCQLLVDYVSAGHFEVYEQLIQEAKEFDDGGLELAKKIIPQIEQTTEIALKFNDQFDNVHKVDDGLGSLVSEMSRLGEVLADRFELEDAMLEALHNAHADQVV from the coding sequence ATGCTCGAGAATTGCCGTAATGCAAAAGAGCGTTGGGGAGGCGTGAGTGATATCGTCGATAAATGGTTAAAAGAACGACAAGACCTTATTGTTCTTTATTGCGATATTACATCGACGGAAGGCGAGTCGACGGAAGCGTTGGTTACTCGATATCAGCATTTCTGCCAACTGCTTGTAGACTATGTTTCAGCGGGGCACTTTGAAGTGTACGAGCAGCTAATTCAAGAAGCCAAAGAGTTTGATGACGGTGGATTGGAATTGGCTAAAAAGATTATCCCTCAAATTGAACAGACAACTGAAATAGCCTTAAAGTTTAACGATCAATTTGATAACGTTCATAAAGTTGATGATGGCTTAGGTTCATTAGTCAGCGAAATGTCCAGGCTCGGTGAAGTGCTTGCAGACCGGTTTGAACTTGAAGATGCAATGCTTGAAGCGCTACATAACGCTCACGCAGACCAGGTGGTATAG
- a CDS encoding WD40 repeat domain-containing protein, with translation MNMIQSTLCLYARALKLLALSLIVLTIVGCGEKGPESKTELAVQGFLSGDISRDGRYAVVGSIHHGGSLWDVAKKERMFDWNHAAGEKSLIRHVSISGDGTLAATTVEDNVVLWETATGKSVAFWKAPARISALKLSWDGRYALLGMINHQAMYFDMNAGSRVFTFEHNAEVRSVDLSDDGLLGITGADDLTAKVWDLQNGDLLHQFNHRNQIKTVAISGKGKYGFTTSQREDSIIWDLKTGESVLKLPNRYTNFTAAQFSEDESKLLLGTFQGVLSIMTLPSGSVESTWQASPRKAYGGASSKAVVAAVFSQKPGGVIALMSDGMLQAFEP, from the coding sequence ATGAACATGATACAGTCAACTCTCTGCCTATACGCGCGAGCTCTAAAACTACTGGCATTATCGTTAATTGTACTGACCATAGTGGGCTGTGGCGAAAAAGGTCCTGAGTCAAAAACGGAGCTAGCGGTGCAAGGTTTCCTTAGTGGCGACATATCACGAGATGGCCGTTATGCCGTAGTGGGTTCTATTCATCATGGTGGCAGTTTGTGGGATGTTGCCAAGAAAGAGAGAATGTTTGATTGGAATCACGCTGCAGGCGAGAAAAGCTTGATTAGGCATGTCTCGATTTCAGGTGATGGTACACTTGCGGCAACAACCGTTGAAGATAATGTGGTGCTTTGGGAAACGGCTACAGGGAAGTCTGTCGCCTTCTGGAAGGCGCCTGCTAGAATATCCGCACTCAAGTTATCATGGGATGGACGTTACGCGTTATTAGGCATGATCAATCATCAAGCCATGTATTTTGATATGAATGCAGGTAGCCGAGTATTTACCTTTGAGCATAATGCGGAGGTTCGCTCAGTCGACTTATCTGATGATGGTCTGTTGGGGATTACGGGAGCGGATGATTTAACGGCAAAAGTGTGGGATTTGCAAAACGGTGACCTGTTGCACCAGTTTAATCATCGAAACCAGATAAAAACGGTCGCTATTTCTGGCAAGGGAAAATACGGCTTTACCACATCTCAAAGAGAGGACTCTATTATCTGGGATTTAAAAACCGGTGAGTCTGTTCTTAAATTACCAAACCGTTATACCAACTTCACAGCGGCACAGTTTTCGGAAGATGAAAGCAAATTACTACTAGGAACCTTTCAGGGGGTACTTTCTATCATGACACTTCCTTCTGGGTCAGTCGAGTCAACTTGGCAGGCTAGCCCACGAAAGGCATATGGAGGGGCTTCAAGTAAGGCTGTGGTTGCTGCAGTTTTTTCTCAGAAACCTGGCGGTGTAATTGCGTTAATGTCAGATGGAATGCTGCAAGCGTTTGAACCGTAG
- a CDS encoding FKBP-type peptidyl-prolyl cis-trans isomerase, which yields MKKTLMAAALLSASTLTLAADPVKPLETDEQKVSYSFGLIFGKRMTNDLPNLDLNVFIDGVKDGFSGDTAKLTDAQIEDVLKKFQDSQRKEQLQAFEQIAEKNKIKGETFLADNKNKEGVVTVASGLQYKVINAGAGAKPTADSVVKVHYSGSLIDGTVFDSSIERGEPVSFPVQGVIPGWTEALQLMSVGSKWNLYIPSDLAYGPGGNRNIGPNETLLFEVELLEIQK from the coding sequence ATGAAAAAAACGCTCATGGCTGCGGCACTGTTAAGTGCGTCAACGTTAACCCTAGCTGCCGATCCGGTTAAACCACTTGAAACCGACGAGCAAAAAGTCAGCTATAGTTTTGGCCTTATCTTTGGTAAGCGCATGACAAATGACTTACCTAACCTCGACCTAAACGTATTTATAGACGGTGTGAAAGATGGTTTCTCAGGCGACACCGCGAAACTAACGGATGCTCAAATTGAAGACGTTCTAAAAAAATTCCAAGACAGCCAACGCAAAGAGCAACTCCAAGCGTTTGAGCAAATAGCTGAGAAAAACAAAATCAAAGGCGAGACTTTTCTTGCTGACAACAAAAACAAAGAAGGTGTTGTCACCGTTGCAAGCGGCCTGCAATATAAAGTCATCAACGCTGGGGCAGGCGCAAAACCAACAGCAGACAGTGTAGTTAAAGTACATTATAGCGGTAGCTTAATAGATGGCACTGTATTCGACAGTTCAATCGAGCGAGGCGAGCCAGTTAGCTTTCCTGTACAAGGGGTGATACCTGGATGGACAGAAGCACTGCAACTGATGTCAGTGGGCAGCAAATGGAACCTATATATTCCGTCTGATTTAGCTTATGGCCCTGGTGGAAACCGCAATATCGGTCCTAATGAAACACTATTGTTTGAAGTTGAGCTGCTAGAAATACAAAAGTAA
- a CDS encoding DUF4124 domain-containing protein: MKWIYRIVTAIILIGAITIPFMMKNKQGEPMMSLPNIDDLSPSEIISNVPSLPSDRTVYKWKDATGVWHYGDQPPEGVKFSTLVVNDQTNIIQSTPILEVTAPLPKTATDSDRGNTPTYTPPQSNEDTLTLDRALNIVDDAHAVRDMMEQRNKQLEALTRNTEKK; this comes from the coding sequence ATGAAGTGGATATACCGAATAGTTACCGCCATCATTTTGATTGGCGCAATAACGATTCCATTTATGATGAAAAACAAGCAAGGCGAGCCCATGATGAGTTTGCCGAATATCGACGATTTATCGCCTAGCGAAATAATATCAAATGTACCTAGCCTACCTTCAGACCGTACCGTTTATAAGTGGAAAGATGCAACTGGGGTTTGGCATTATGGCGACCAACCACCTGAAGGCGTTAAATTCAGCACATTAGTGGTCAACGACCAAACCAATATAATCCAGTCTACGCCCATTCTTGAAGTAACAGCGCCCCTGCCCAAGACAGCAACTGACTCAGATAGGGGTAATACCCCCACATATACGCCCCCTCAAAGTAACGAGGACACACTGACATTAGACAGAGCACTTAACATTGTTGACGATGCCCACGCCGTTAGAGACATGATGGAACAACGCAATAAACAGCTAGAGGCACTAACCCGCAATACTGAGAAAAAGTAG
- a CDS encoding TIGR02444 family protein, protein MPDQRNDNTVNNTAITLPIALSLPIALSLESPFWNFSLSLWKHPEVQVSLLALQDQYGLKVNRLLLCCWLGLEQKELLADKLADDRLLDLWSDQTVTPLRNIRKQLKHIAPHHPELKATVQRAELQAEQIEQALLFQRVDHIAKLSAKQNTIQTVSLNLLSYSEQALTRNPQTSLEVIMPYLVSVVHATLPNYDRAFIKAYLSEIKSNR, encoded by the coding sequence ATGCCAGACCAAAGAAACGACAATACTGTTAACAATACTGCCATCACACTACCAATAGCCCTGTCACTACCAATAGCCCTGTCACTAGAATCGCCGTTTTGGAATTTTTCATTATCGCTATGGAAGCACCCTGAGGTTCAGGTTTCGCTACTCGCACTACAAGACCAATATGGACTAAAGGTTAACCGCCTGCTGCTCTGTTGCTGGCTTGGACTTGAGCAAAAAGAACTATTAGCCGACAAACTTGCGGATGATCGTCTTCTAGACCTGTGGAGCGACCAAACTGTGACACCGCTTCGCAATATACGCAAGCAGCTAAAACACATTGCGCCACACCACCCCGAGCTCAAGGCGACTGTTCAACGTGCAGAGTTACAGGCAGAACAGATCGAGCAGGCACTACTATTCCAGCGAGTTGACCATATTGCTAAGCTCTCGGCAAAACAGAACACAATACAAACCGTATCTTTAAACCTATTGAGCTATTCCGAGCAAGCACTGACGCGTAATCCGCAGACATCGCTCGAAGTAATCATGCCTTACTTAGTGTCGGTCGTGCACGCGACGCTTCCAAACTATGACCGTGCATTCATTAAAGCTTATTTGTCAGAAATTAAGAGCAATCGTTAA
- a CDS encoding ATP-binding cassette domain-containing protein yields MLNIEALSLLRGGNTLLDQVEVTIHTGRRVAIVGANGSGKTSLFKLILGELQADEGELTLPGQCRIAHMQQEVDNIDRTAIEHVIDGHKELRKLEAALAQAEAADDHGKMAQIHGQLDAIDGYNVNVSAEQLLHGLSFSQHDMHRPVSDFSGGWRIRLNLAQALMCPSDLLLLDEPTNHLDLDATLWLERWLKQYQGTLLFISHDRDFIDSVASHVLHFENKKLNYYTGSYSDFEKQRAERLAQQQANFEKQQQRISEIEDFVRRFRAKATKAKQAQSRLKELERMEKIAAAHIDSPFHFEFPCSEKMSDPLLNLKKISVGYGDKTILSDVTLSIHPGTRVGLLGPNGAGKSTLIKAFVNDLPPLAGERVCGEHLAIGYFAQHQLEALDPKASPATHIQRLSPKESEQSIRNFLGGFGFHGDEAFGDITTFSGGEKARLALAIIAWQKPNLLLLDEPTNHLDLEMRHALTMALQSFEGAVIVVSHDRHLLKNTVEEFLLVVDGKVDVFDGDLPAYEKWLLDYQKQSDQSTEKTVSNSDNESSDDKKERKRLAAENRKRISPLRKQLEKDEKSIDRLHQVLEEIEGLLADPDIYSDSQKDRLKQVLQQQAESKTELEEVELSWCDVSEQIETLQAEELE; encoded by the coding sequence ATGTTAAATATTGAAGCGTTAAGTCTACTACGTGGCGGTAATACGCTGCTAGACCAAGTTGAAGTTACTATCCATACTGGGCGTCGTGTGGCGATTGTGGGTGCCAACGGTTCGGGCAAAACCAGCCTGTTTAAGTTGATTCTCGGTGAGCTGCAGGCGGATGAAGGTGAGCTAACGCTGCCCGGCCAGTGCCGTATCGCGCATATGCAGCAGGAAGTCGATAATATTGATCGTACTGCCATAGAGCATGTGATTGATGGTCATAAGGAGCTTCGCAAATTAGAAGCGGCATTGGCGCAAGCAGAAGCCGCAGATGACCACGGAAAAATGGCCCAGATACACGGTCAGCTTGACGCCATCGATGGTTACAACGTCAATGTTAGTGCAGAACAATTACTACATGGGCTTAGTTTTTCTCAACACGATATGCATCGCCCAGTCAGTGACTTTTCTGGTGGTTGGCGAATCCGATTAAACCTTGCTCAGGCGCTAATGTGTCCGTCAGACCTGCTATTGCTCGATGAGCCGACTAACCACTTGGACCTTGATGCAACGCTTTGGCTTGAGCGATGGTTAAAGCAGTATCAGGGAACCTTACTGTTTATTTCACATGACCGTGATTTTATTGATAGTGTTGCGAGCCATGTACTGCATTTCGAAAACAAAAAGCTCAATTACTATACCGGCAGTTATTCAGACTTTGAAAAACAAAGAGCCGAGCGACTTGCTCAGCAGCAAGCTAACTTTGAAAAGCAGCAGCAACGTATTTCAGAAATAGAAGATTTTGTTCGCCGTTTTCGGGCCAAAGCCACTAAAGCCAAGCAGGCTCAGAGTCGCTTAAAAGAACTAGAACGGATGGAAAAAATAGCAGCAGCGCATATCGACTCGCCGTTTCATTTTGAGTTCCCGTGTTCAGAAAAAATGTCAGATCCGCTATTAAACCTGAAGAAAATCTCAGTAGGTTATGGCGATAAAACTATTTTGAGTGATGTCACTCTTAGCATTCACCCAGGTACGCGAGTAGGTCTACTTGGACCGAATGGCGCGGGTAAGTCGACTCTGATCAAAGCGTTTGTGAATGACTTGCCTCCACTGGCGGGTGAGCGTGTCTGTGGTGAGCATTTAGCCATCGGTTACTTTGCTCAGCATCAGCTTGAAGCACTAGACCCTAAAGCGTCTCCTGCGACCCATATTCAACGACTCTCACCGAAAGAGTCTGAGCAATCTATTCGTAACTTTCTGGGTGGTTTTGGCTTTCATGGTGATGAAGCATTTGGCGATATCACTACGTTTTCCGGCGGTGAAAAAGCACGCTTGGCACTCGCTATCATTGCGTGGCAGAAACCCAACCTATTATTGCTCGATGAGCCGACCAACCACCTTGACTTAGAAATGCGCCACGCCCTGACCATGGCATTACAGAGCTTTGAGGGCGCGGTCATCGTTGTTTCACACGATCGTCATTTATTGAAAAATACCGTTGAAGAGTTTTTATTGGTCGTCGATGGCAAAGTAGATGTTTTTGATGGCGACTTGCCGGCCTATGAAAAGTGGCTGCTGGATTATCAAAAACAATCAGACCAATCCACAGAAAAAACTGTCAGCAATTCAGATAATGAGTCGTCAGACGATAAAAAAGAACGAAAGCGTTTAGCCGCTGAAAATCGAAAACGTATTAGCCCGCTTCGTAAACAGCTGGAAAAAGATGAAAAATCAATTGATCGGTTACATCAGGTGCTGGAAGAAATAGAAGGACTATTGGCTGACCCTGATATTTATTCAGACAGCCAAAAAGACCGTTTAAAGCAGGTGTTACAACAGCAGGCTGAAAGCAAAACTGAACTTGAAGAAGTTGAACTCAGTTGGTGTGATGTCAGCGAGCAAATCGAAACCCTTCAGGCGGAAGAGTTAGAGTGA
- a CDS encoding glutathione S-transferase: MPVLYSFRRCPYAMRARMALSYSGVKVALREIELKNKPLELLTASAKGTVPVLILPDGQVIDESRDIMLWALAQNDPDNWMPALNSVLYKEAISLIDQNDGEFKGYLDRYKYADRYPEHPEAHYRSQGELFLAELDARLQTSQYLLGEQLSVADIAIMPFIRQFAHVDMAWFRQTQYAALQTWLDLLLASTLFNRIMEKYKPWVSDAEPVYLPVKPNK; the protein is encoded by the coding sequence ATGCCCGTTCTGTACTCCTTTCGCCGCTGCCCCTATGCCATGCGTGCGCGAATGGCGCTAAGTTACAGTGGTGTAAAGGTTGCGCTTCGAGAGATTGAATTAAAGAATAAGCCGCTTGAATTGCTAACCGCTTCAGCCAAAGGTACGGTCCCCGTATTGATTCTACCTGACGGTCAAGTGATTGATGAAAGCAGGGATATTATGTTGTGGGCGTTAGCTCAGAACGATCCTGATAATTGGATGCCAGCGCTAAATAGCGTGCTATATAAAGAGGCGATTAGCCTGATTGATCAGAATGATGGTGAATTTAAAGGCTATTTAGATCGCTATAAATATGCAGACCGGTACCCTGAGCATCCAGAAGCGCATTACAGATCACAGGGCGAATTGTTTCTAGCGGAGTTAGACGCAAGGCTTCAAACTAGCCAATACTTGCTGGGCGAACAGCTGTCAGTGGCCGATATCGCTATTATGCCGTTTATTCGCCAGTTTGCGCATGTTGACATGGCTTGGTTTCGGCAAACTCAATATGCCGCCCTGCAAACGTGGCTAGATCTGCTGTTAGCATCCACTTTATTTAACCGAATAATGGAAAAATATAAGCCTTGGGTTTCTGATGCCGAGCCTGTCTACTTGCCTGTTAAACCAAACAAGTAA
- the ppx gene encoding exopolyphosphatase encodes MTSLHSDNIVLKNEIPETLASIDLGSNSFHMVVGRTVYGEIRTLDKLGEKIQLAAGLDENNYLSEEAQERGLECLKRFAQRLQGIPSNAIQVVGTNALRVAKNSRDFTRKAEAILGAPVEIIAGREEARLIYLGVAHTLADDAGRKLVIDIGGGSTEFIIGERFETQALESLHMGCVSFRERYFRDGEITEQGMQAAIAHASRELLNIRYRFQALGWQTSIGSSGSIKAIALLIASLGYSKDGITAQSLNQLKAYVISLGHIDKLQDIGVKKDRLTIFPSGLAILCACFDVLSIDIMTFADGALREGLLYDMIGRIQHEDVRERTISALQERYLVDTPHAQDVERTAMYAFRQVQHYWGLNADFFADLLRWSCRLHEIGLAISHTQYHKHGAYLIKYSDLSGFSNPLQQAIATLIRCHRRKLNTDIFSSYSEEQAKPLIRLAILLRLAVALNRSRDSSQSPTFKIDANIDALSVEFEPGWLEQHPLTRDDLESEADQLKAVGYALKIS; translated from the coding sequence GTGACGTCATTGCACTCTGATAATATTGTATTAAAGAATGAAATACCTGAAACGCTTGCATCTATCGATCTGGGCTCAAACAGCTTTCACATGGTCGTTGGACGCACTGTTTACGGTGAAATCCGCACGCTTGATAAACTAGGCGAAAAAATTCAACTCGCTGCAGGTTTAGATGAAAATAATTATCTCTCTGAAGAGGCGCAAGAAAGAGGCCTTGAATGTTTAAAACGTTTTGCCCAACGACTACAAGGTATTCCTTCCAATGCTATACAGGTGGTGGGCACCAACGCACTTCGTGTTGCCAAAAACTCTAGAGACTTCACCCGTAAAGCAGAAGCGATATTAGGTGCGCCGGTAGAAATTATAGCCGGGCGCGAAGAAGCACGGTTAATTTACCTGGGCGTTGCACACACTCTGGCAGATGATGCAGGGCGTAAGCTTGTTATTGATATCGGTGGAGGCAGTACCGAGTTTATTATTGGTGAGCGTTTTGAAACTCAAGCACTTGAAAGCCTGCATATGGGCTGCGTATCATTCCGTGAACGCTATTTTCGAGATGGCGAGATCACCGAACAAGGTATGCAGGCAGCAATCGCTCATGCATCCAGAGAACTGCTTAATATTCGGTATCGCTTTCAGGCATTAGGCTGGCAGACCAGTATTGGCTCTTCCGGCTCAATTAAAGCCATCGCTCTATTAATAGCAAGTCTCGGCTACTCTAAAGATGGCATTACCGCTCAATCCCTCAACCAGTTAAAAGCGTATGTTATCTCGCTCGGTCATATCGATAAGTTACAAGATATTGGCGTAAAAAAAGACAGGTTAACGATTTTCCCTTCAGGGTTAGCGATTCTGTGCGCCTGCTTTGACGTTTTATCAATCGATATCATGACCTTTGCTGACGGCGCACTAAGAGAAGGTCTGCTCTACGATATGATTGGCCGCATTCAACATGAAGACGTCAGAGAACGCACCATATCGGCACTTCAAGAGCGCTACTTAGTCGATACCCCGCACGCCCAAGATGTTGAACGCACTGCCATGTACGCATTTAGGCAAGTACAACACTACTGGGGGCTAAACGCTGATTTTTTCGCCGATTTATTGCGTTGGTCTTGTAGACTGCACGAAATAGGCCTTGCGATATCCCACACGCAATACCATAAGCATGGCGCCTACCTCATTAAATACTCCGATTTATCCGGTTTCTCAAATCCGTTACAACAAGCAATCGCAACACTCATCCGCTGCCACCGTCGAAAATTAAACACTGATATTTTTTCTAGTTATTCAGAGGAACAAGCAAAACCTCTGATTAGACTCGCTATTTTGCTTAGATTGGCCGTTGCACTCAATAGAAGTCGTGACAGTAGCCAATCACCCACGTTCAAAATTGACGCGAATATCGATGCACTAAGTGTAGAGTTTGAACCGGGTTGGTTAGAACAACATCCTCTCACTAGAGATGACCTAGAAAGTGAAGCCGACCAATTAAAAGCCGTAGGGTATGCGTTAAAAATATCTTAG
- the trxA gene encoding thioredoxin TrxA, whose translation MSDKIVNVTDASFEEEVLNADTAVLVDYWAEWCGPCKMIAPVLEEIADEYEGRLKICKLNIDENEQTPPKFNIRGIPTLMLFKNGNVDATKVGALSKSQLTAFLDSNI comes from the coding sequence ATGAGCGACAAAATTGTTAATGTAACCGATGCCTCTTTTGAAGAAGAAGTCTTGAATGCCGATACTGCAGTATTGGTTGACTACTGGGCTGAGTGGTGTGGTCCTTGTAAAATGATAGCGCCTGTTCTGGAAGAGATTGCCGATGAGTATGAAGGGCGTCTTAAAATCTGTAAGTTGAATATCGATGAGAACGAGCAGACTCCACCAAAATTCAATATTCGTGGTATTCCAACATTAATGCTGTTTAAAAACGGTAATGTGGATGCAACTAAAGTAGGCGCATTGTCTAAGTCCCAGTTGACTGCATTTCTAGATAGCAATATCTAA